TTGGCGGGATCACACGCGAACGAGTGCGTGACGTTCGTCATGCCGGCGCTCATGGAGTTGCCGTGAGCGGAGCGTTGCTGACTCGCGATGACATCGGCGAAGCGGTTCGAGAGCTCGCACATGCTCTGGAGACGTGAGATGCCATGGCACGGCGAGGACGAGTCTCGCGCGAGATCGTCCGTTGCTGTTGACCACCCCTAGGTCGGGTGTTAGAATCCGACCACAAGCTCATTCACGCACTCAGTGGCGTTGTGCGCGATGCCTGTTGTGGTGAAATGACGTCTAGCAAAGGTCAGCCCGGTCGACTCCGGTCCCTCCGAGATTCCGTTAAGAAGATGACGAAGCGGTTGTCCGAGGGGAATGAGGAGATGATTCACAAGAACGACGAACATGCGCGCGAGCTCGACAAGCTTCGCGTTCAGATTCAGTCGATGGAAGAAGAAATCCGTCGGCTCTATCAGTCCCGCCATCAACTCGATCAGGCGACCAAACACAACGAAAAACTTGTGGCGACGCTGCAGGATGCGAAAGCTCAGATCGAGGCGCTGCGGGCCGAGGTCGAGAAGCTGACAGCGCCTCCGTCGGCCTACGCGATCTTCTCAAGCCTGAACGAGGATGGAACGGGCAACGTGTATGTGTCGGGACGAAAAATGAAGGTCAGTCTTCATCCCTCGATTAAGCGCGACGAGTTAGGGAAGGGGCGGGAAGTTGTTCTAAATGAAGCGCTCAACGTGATCGAGGTGAAGGGGTTCGACAGCCAAGGAGAGGTCGTTCGGCTCAAAGACGTGTTGGAGGGAGGACGGGCCTTGGTCACCCTGCATTTTGACGAAGAGAAGGTGGCTGAGCTCGGCGATCCATTGCTCGCTGAACGACTGAGTGTGGGGGACCATCTCCTCTATGATCCCCGTTCCGGGTATGTCATCGAGAAGTTGCCGAAGTCCGAAGCGGAAGAGCTGGTGCTGGAAGAAGTTCCGGATGTCGACTATGAGCATATCGGTGGTCTTCAGAAGGAATTGGAACAGGTCCGTGACGCGGTCGAACTTCCGTTCCTGCATCCCCACGTATTCTCCGAATACAAGCTCAGCGCGCCGAAAGGAGTGCTGCTCTATGGCCCACCCGGTTGCGGGAAGACGCTGATCGCCAAAGCCGTCGCCAATTCAATCGCGAAGAAATTAGGCCATCGGGCAGGAAAGGAAATACGGAGCTACTTTCTTCATGTGAAGGGTCCTGAATTGCTCAATAAGTATGTCGGGGAGTCGGAGCGTCAGGTGCGTGAAGTCTTTAAGAAGGCGAAGGAACGGGCCGATGACGGCCATCCGGTGATCGTCTTTTTTG
The nucleotide sequence above comes from Candidatus Nitrospira nitrificans. Encoded proteins:
- the arc gene encoding proteasome ATPase, with translation MTSSKGQPGRLRSLRDSVKKMTKRLSEGNEEMIHKNDEHARELDKLRVQIQSMEEEIRRLYQSRHQLDQATKHNEKLVATLQDAKAQIEALRAEVEKLTAPPSAYAIFSSLNEDGTGNVYVSGRKMKVSLHPSIKRDELGKGREVVLNEALNVIEVKGFDSQGEVVRLKDVLEGGRALVTLHFDEEKVAELGDPLLAERLSVGDHLLYDPRSGYVIEKLPKSEAEELVLEEVPDVDYEHIGGLQKELEQVRDAVELPFLHPHVFSEYKLSAPKGVLLYGPPGCGKTLIAKAVANSIAKKLGHRAGKEIRSYFLHVKGPELLNKYVGESERQVREVFKKAKERADDGHPVIVFFDEMDALFRTRGTGISSDIESTIVPQFLSEIDGVERLRNVIVIGASNRQDLIDPAVLRAGRLDVKVKVGRPDATAAKDIFSKYISTDLPFAAEDLERHGGDRQALVDRLTALTVETMYAASEENKFIEVTYANGEKEVLYFKDFASGALIEGIVSRAKKFAVKRVIAQEGTGLRSDDLIRAIREEFKEHEDLPNTTNPDDWAKVAGKKGEKIIHLRTISGGPAEHRQIETVNTGHYL